CGCTCGGGATACACGCTGCATACCTCCGCGAGGATGCGGACTGCTTGCTGGGAGGTGCTGACGAGGCCGGTGTTGAGTTGTTGGAGGTCGTTTGCGGGATAGTTTCCTGCTTCATTAGCTTCGCCTTTCCAAACTATCGCAATCCTAAAACAGGGAAAGAGGCGTACCAGCATGTAACTCAACCTCTACACCCCCCGGCACCCTCTCCTTCAACGCCTTAACAACATGCGCCGTAGGCGTCGATCCCACCGAAACAACCACCTTCCCCTTTCCCTCCCCCTTCCTCTCCCCCAGAAATCCCGCGGCCCTCAGCACACCACCAAGCTCATCCCCCAACACCTTCTCCGCCTGCGCATTAGTCTTACACGCATACGAATGCCCCGCATGGCAATAGAATCCATACACGTACGCCGCACTCGACGCCTCAACCCTCTTCACCAAATCCGGAAGCGAAGGCGAGGATGTCTCAAGCCCGGCTCTGTGCGATCCAACATCGACTTTGATGAATACCGGCCAGGGTGTTAGGGTGGGGTTTGACTCGGCATGTTTCTCGAGGTGTGTGATTTGTTGCGGGTTGTCGACCATTAGGAGGATTTTGAGGCTGGGGATTGTTTTCATTAGGGCGGTTAGGTGGGAGAGGGCGCtaggggggagggggaggccGTAGAGGATCTTTTGGGATCATGAGTATGGAAGATGATTATGGTACTAGGCAGGGACGTGGACAAACCTCGTCGAGAATACCCTCTTGTGCGAGAGCGATGGCACCTCTGATCTCGCAAAGGGTGGATGCTACGATGCGGCGATGGCGGCCGTTGCCAAGCATCATGCGGGTTACTTCTGTTGACTAGCATTATAATCAGATGTGTGTATTTCAACGAGTTTTTGAGGACGGAATACCTTGAGCGTCTTAACATGCGGTCTGAACGCAATGTTGAGCTGCTCGACATCATCGAGAAGCTGCTGGATGTTGTGCTCGATGACGGGTCTGCTCAGGACCAGAGATGGCGTTGGGAGCTCTGTCGCTGGGAGTCCGATGAAGGATTTGTGGGATTGGAGAGAGAAATCCATTTTGTAACTAGGTTGTAAGTAATTGAGAGAAATCAAGTGCTGGAGAGGGAGAAAGGATGCAGGGGGAAGAGGGGTTTATTTATATTTATCGGGTTATCGCTTATCGAGATATATGCAATTTACTGAGGGGGTATATGTACAGCATAGGCTTATCTAAATTCATCAACACCAGCATATTATCCCGATATACCGTTGCATTTTTACGCTAGCCATCAATTGGGGGTTCAAAGGGTGTGCCAATCGTATGTAACCTTCCCCAACTCCGCACCCCGGATCTCCAACCCGATCCAAGCCGCCTTAAACCCCTCCAGGAACGACAGCAACGGAACCGTATTCTCCAACTTCCTCTGCTGATCGCGCCGTCTAAGCAAGGAGCGTGATGGGTGCATTAGGCGGATGCAAGTCCGCAGACCGGCGGTGTGATCAGACAACATGAAGCGGTTCCGCCCGGTTCAGCAGACATGGACAAGCCCAGGAGTTTTCGATCAGCTTTCAGGAGTTGGCGGTAGGATCAAAGAGGATAAATTCGGAAAGAAATTCGAGGAAGGATCCAAATCGGCTAAGACGAGGAGGCAAAGAATCGTCCTCATCCTTGAAAAGCCAATTCCTCCAAATATCAAGCCCACTCTCTTCACTCTGCCGTAACATCTCCATCCTGAACTCTAAGTTCTGATGAGAAGCCCACTCAAAATTTCCAGGCTCTGTACCTCCTTCCAAATCCCCAGGTGGCATCTGATTTTACTTCAAATTCATTCCATTCCTGCGAATCGCCAATTGTTTTGGCCCTTTCATCGTCCGAGAAAGAAGCTGGACAGGAGGAAGGAGATAAACAGGCCCAAGTTACGGCACTAGTGGTACCGACAAGTGCCATTCGCAAGTTAATCAGGTCTGCATCTCACGGATATCCTGTCTGTTGATATAGATACTGTCGCATGGGGCCATGTGGCAGCTTCAGAGGTTCAATGTGTTTGTCGTTGTGCACTCCAGTGGCTGGACTGTGTAGTAAAGATTGGCTTTTTCCAACCGGAGCCTCGATTTTGCTTTCAATTGTTCTTCTGAGGTCATGTCGTTGAAAATTTCCGGAAGGGTTGGAATCCGCAGACTCTGTGTACGAGACGAGTCGTGCTCGCAGAATGCTGGATACCCTGCTTGCATTAAGAGTGGAAAGATAATGGCGTCTTGCCAGTCAATTATGCTAGCAATCTCAGTCGGTCCAGGGACGAAGTAGATGTTCGCCAAGCTGAGATCTAGGTATCTCAATGTTGGAGCGCTGAGGTTTTTTGGAACAAGGTGGAGTGCTAGTATTAGGTACTTTGAGAGTGAGACATGCTCGCTGGGGTCAATATTGTGGATGGTTGGGAGAAGGAACGTCTGGCGAGGTCAAGGCTTCGCATAGTCCAACGAGCAATCGATCTCTCTTCGCGCAGTGGAGGTGAGGCATTCTTCCGGTAATATCCCTACAGCACAATATCAGTTGGGCAAGTTTGAGAGGCATATAGTAGAAGACGCACAAGGACCACGGTCTAGCTCCATCTGAAACCGCTCACCATGCCAAAACTGTCGCGCAGCAACAGAGCCGATACAAAAGTCTTCCACCTGCAGCGGAATTCAAAATTCATCATTCAGATCACATTTGTAATATAGGCCCCCATATCCAGGAAGCGGATAAGAGAATATCTTCCGTTCCATCTCCGCAATCTGCGCCATGACATGCTTCACTGCCTGAGTCGTCAACGGCAGCCATCGCGATCCAAGACTTCCACCATATATCCGCCCCATGATAATATACTCCGCCCCGACAGGATTCTCTGGTGAAGTTGAGTAGTCCAAGATCCTCGGTATAGGAAGTTTGAGAACAGTCCGAAGAAAGTCAATCGTCGCAATCTCGCTAGCCGTCGTATAACGAAGACCAGCAATCGGCGTAGGAATATGTGCAATAACTTCGCGACTTTCATATGCCTAAAAAGGAAAATCTTGTTGAAGCCTCCTTCACCTATCTTCGTGATTTGGGAGCACCAGTCTTGTCTCCGTGCTCTACCCGCCGCGTGCTGCAATACCTTAGGATCGAATTCGATGTATCTCTCCTTCAATTGGGCTCTTTCATTGAAACTGCTTGCTATTATTATTTTCTTAAAGTATTAGAAGAAAATCTTCTAGACGTGCTCTTGGAGAATGAATCGTGATTGGATAAGTAGCGTCGAGAGGGAATGGCGGTTCTGGGCACATATTTGGCAGCTTTGGTAGCAGATCGAGCGCTCAGTAATTGAAAGAATGGAGTCATAATGTGAGATTTGAataaagaagagagaaaagaatggAATAACAATAAATAAGGCCAAGCAAGTTTAAGCGACGACTAAGATAATGATGTCAAGCGCGCGTTCGGCGGCTATAAACGACGCATTTGGAAACTGCTGTTGGCGCGACAGATCACCAGGCGAATACAATTTAGGGCTATGCTCAGGTTGGTCATTAATGACTAAATAAAGCATGCACAAAATATAGTCATTGACTGATCGGCTCTTCTATCTCCCATGTCTGCTGCCTTGACTCGTCTATATCACTGTCGCTCTtcgttcttcctcctctccctttcttcttcttctctttctactTGCCATCTATCTTCTTCTCATCTATCTCATCTATTCTCATATAGTTTCGTTATTCTTGATCTATATCCATATAGTCCTCTTCTACTATCATCTATTCATTTTGTTACTGTCAACAGAGCATTCGATATAGTCTATTTTGTTCGATATATCTTCTTCTATTGCCATTTATTCCCATCTATCCTTTCCATTCGATTCATCCTCACCTTCGGTACTCTTTTCAGTCTCAGGCTACTTCTATTCCGCTTTATATTCTCGATCTCTTCTATTCAGTCCATTTCCTCTAACGTCATTTACTCGGTCTATTCATTACAACCCATGTACTCCATCTGTTCTATCTCTTTCCATTTATTCCAGGTGCCAGGGTAACGCTTGAGCCACCTCGGGAGGGCTGCTGCCTACATACTAACAACACCATAGCAACAGCAGGCCCCACGGTAGGGAGGCTGGGAACGAGGACAGGTCCCACTGGCATGACACACGGAGCACCTATCCAGGGAACTTGAAGCACCTCACTGCGTCGAGTCGGGTTGGGTAGGCGCGTGTGTGTGTGCTTTGAGCTCCCCTAGAGTGTCGTGTCTGCATGTCAGTACGACCAGTCGTCGTCACCGGCCGACTGATCAGGACTTGACTGTGAGGACGATACCGTCTTCATAGTCGGTCGTGGTTGGGTGGCAGGGTAGGGCCTGGGATATCGTTTGATATCGTTTGCTGTTTATCGTGCTTGGTAGTGGTGGATGGTGGTTTGAGGGGAAGTGAAGGTATTTAAAAGTAATTCCCTCTTCGATATAGAGTGGGCATTGACTTTGCGTATACCAGAACAATTCTTTGCGTGTGGACTTGGATCTACTTAGACAAGCCGATACAGTCAAATAGAATTCTCGTTATCATTCAACTAAATCATACACAGTACAAGCAAATTAGTAAATACAAAAATAAGCTTGTTTCCAGTACACAGCATACTGCGCACTGGTACATCGTAGCTAGACTCGAAAAGTATTCGCATATGACAGAGTACGAAATACAGTACTAGCAAATCAGCAAACCACAAATATCACGCTATCAGATGTGAGTGATTCAATCTCAGTCATGCAGTTGCAACGTCCGTAAGTCTTGTAAGCGTTAGTTCTCGTGTTGGGAGGTGTCGAAGGCGAAGGCGACTGCATGGCTCAGGTAATTCGATCccgattgattgattgttcGATCACGTCAATTAATTGTATGGGAAGAGTGTTCACTCATCACCAAAGTCCCAGCTCCTCTGGTACGCATTCCGGACACCATTTCGTGGAGCAGCAACGCTAGGTCTCTGCGGCGACTGCTCATATCGATCCCACGAAGACTCCATCATCTTAGCAGACTGCGTACGGTTCTGGCCAACAGGCTTGTGGTTCTCGTCGGTGTATTCGTTGCCCTGTGGAGAATCGGTCATGTGCCAGTGGCTCTCGAAGTCGTTTTTGCGGTTGCTAGGGTTCGAAGGGTTGGGCGCTTGGTTCTCCTTCTGTGGGGATGGGGAGTCGAAGACCGGGTCGCGGTAGAGGTGCAGGCCCTTGTTCTGGAAGGAGCTGATGATGCGGCCACTCTTGGGTTGTTCTTCGGGGTCTTTCAGTTCGAAATGGGTCTCTGCGTCGCGGCGGGGGTGGGCAACGTGCGGTCTTGGGGGTGGGGTGGGTTGAGGTGTGAAGTCGTCCCAGGGGAGGTGGCTGACTTCCTGGCCGCGCAGGCCACGGCGGGGTTTCTCGGGGACGAAGGAGTCGTTGTGTTCCCATTGGGGTTCGTGGCGTGACTTGGGCCGGCTGGGGAGGTTCTCGTGGACTTCGCGGTCACTGTTGTCGCCTCCGATTTCGAAGTGGTCGAAGCGTTTCGGGTTGGCTTTGTATGCGATCTGGGGGTGTGTTTCCGCGTCCTCGTCGCCAAAGATGCGATTGCCGTGGTAGTGCTTTCCTGCGCCTGCCTTTGGGGCGATAGGTCCTCTGGTTGGCTTGGAGGGGGTGGCATCAGGCTCGTCATCGCCTTGGCTCACAAAGAGCTCACTGTAGTCACGCGGCGGGGGCTTCGCAGACGCAGCGGAGCGCGGGGGACGAACAGGCTCGGTGCGGTCATCTTTGCCGGGGGATAGAAGGTCGGTCAGGGATTCGGCCGCGTAGGGGTCTTTGATGCGTCTCTTGCCCGGGGTGACTGGCCTCGGGTTCTCCTCGTTGTTCGACGGCGGTGGCGCAGATCCGACATCTGCAGGTATCGCTGCGATCGCGGATTTAATCAAACGAGTCTGATCCTTCGCCTCGCGAATGGGCCAACTGCGGCTCCGAGAGCCGATAACCTCGACCTGCTTCAGCAGCGACGCCTGTTCCCAGTGAATGCGAACACTCTGAATCTGATTCTGGTTGTTGAAGCGGACAATATGGATCTAGAGCAAGCGCAGAAGTTAGCATCACACATTCATAGCCCTAGTAGACGTATGACAGCTTACCGTGGGGAACGTCGCGACGCGGTCGGTCAGGAAATTATCGTCGAGTTGAGGGAGATAGGCCCCGCCGCCAGCATCAAACTCCAACGTCGTCTCGACATCCAGACACAGGGAGTCAGAGCCTTCGATGACACCTAGGATGTCCTGCGCTTTCTTCTTGACGATGTTCTGCTGCTTGGTGAGGTGGTTGAGCACAGCGTCTCGGCCTTCGACTTTGGTGGTCGTGGGGATATAAATCAACGAGGCGTCGGCAGCCAACGACGAAGTGGACTGGCGATGGTCTCCCAGAAACCTCTGGTAAACGTCCTTGAGAGACATGGCTCTGGATAATAAACAGAACCAGAAATAATGAACGCTGGGTAGAGTTGTTGCTTATGAGAGGATAGAAGCGGAGGGAACAGTACTCCGTAAACAGTGGTTCTATGGTTGGCAAGACCCAAACAATCAGGAACCTGCtagaaagaaaataaaaacagACACAAAAAGCGAGAGGAGGCAGCAATAAATTAAGGAAAGAGATTGAGGAATGCAGAGGATCAGAGAGTATAATTCTGGTAATAAGAAAGACTTCAGGGGATTGTCTCTGTAGAGTcaggtactccgtagttcTAGCTTATTCACGCATTCAACGGCTCCCGGGGATATTCACTGCAGACAATCGCAATTTAGCATTGTCCGTTTGCCGGGGCAGTCTGAGTGGCTGTTAATTGTGGTGCACGGCTGCCATGGACGCACCAGTGTTTCACCTCTTGTGGGCAAAGCCCCGGGCCCGGCCGGCCTGGTCTCTCCGGCAACTCTGGGTATCTACGCCATACTATGTAGGAAGACTCGGTATACAGCGCACATTATTACGCGAATACGCAGAAATTATGATGTTTGTGGCCATTGCTTTGACGTGGCTTACAATTAGATCTCTGTTGTCGGGATAATTCGGGGTTTCTATATGTCTTTTGGTGGAAGCATTGAGTCAAGTCAGTTGCAACCACATGCCAGCAGACTATCATATCATCTGCTCTTCAAAGACAATGGAACAATTGCTTCCCTTGTCCGAAGCGACTAAGCGACAGTTTGACACGCCGTCGCCGGGGTCCTTGTCCTTGTATTCCTGGACTCCGCCGTGTCCAGCATCTTTTGGGGTATTCAATGGCGAAGGCAAATAAGAAGCGAGAATAAACGCTATAAGCGAAATGGCCATAGCAGTTCCATTACAGGGGTCTATAATAGTAAACCATCGTGTCAGCATCTCTATCCCTTCAGTAAAGCACCAAGATCACTCACCCTAGATAATCCTCCTTGATTGTACCGATAGCGTTGATCGCAGCCACATCCGGCTTCACACCTAGAATCTTCAGTCGCAAACTTGTCCCCTTCTCAATGACTTGATCCGCATGGTCTGTATATTGTGGAGGTACTGTGTTTGGCTCCCATTTGATATCCGAGGGAATGTTCTGGTTGATCGATTAGCACCAATCTTCATCAGTGTCCCTTTGCTCGACGTACTTTCCGCGCAATAAAAACAGACAACGGTCCAGCGAGTGTGAAGATACCAGTGGGTTTAACGGAGGTAACTATAGCATCGACCTGCATTCAACCGT
This Aspergillus chevalieri M1 DNA, chromosome 3, nearly complete sequence DNA region includes the following protein-coding sequences:
- a CDS encoding D-serine ammonia-lyase DSD1 (COG:E;~EggNog:ENOG410PH2G;~InterPro:IPR026956,IPR001608,IPR042208,IPR029066;~PFAM:PF01168,PF14031); amino-acid sequence: MDFSLQSHKSFIGLPATELPTPSLVLSRPVIEHNIQQLLDDVEQLNIAFRPHVKTLKSTEVTRMMLGNGRHRRIVASTLCEIRGAIALAQEGILDEILYGLPLPPSALSHLTALMKTIPSLKILLMVDNPQQITHLEKHAESNPTLTPWPVFIKVDVGSHRAGLETSSPSLPDLVKRVEASSAAYVYGFYCHAGHSYACKTNAQAEKVLGDELGGVLRAAGFLGERKGEGKGKVVVSVGSTPTAHVVKALKERVPGGVEVELHAGNYPANDLQQLNTGLVSTSQQAVRILAEVCSVYPERNEALVNAGTIALSKETSDSPGYGRVVDKPQWSVVRMAQEHGILGFTGGDGKEKVGDVFRVGDKVWLYIQHACITAAAHHVYYVVDEGDVVRETWVPWKGW
- a CDS encoding uncharacterized protein (COG:S;~EggNog:ENOG410PHI7;~InterPro:IPR032710), which produces MSLKDVYQRFLGDHRQSTSSLAADASLIYIPTTTKVEGRDAVLNHLTKQQNIVKKKAQDILGVIEGSDSLCLDVETTLEFDAGGGAYLPQLDDNFLTDRVATFPTIHIVRFNNQNQIQSVRIHWEQASLLKQVEVIGSRSRSWPIREAKDQTRLIKSAIAAIPADVGSAPPPSNNEENPRPVTPGKRRIKDPYAAESLTDLLSPGKDDRTEPVRPPRSAASAKPPPRDYSELFVSQGDDEPDATPSKPTRGPIAPKAGAGKHYHGNRIFGDEDAETHPQIAYKANPKRFDHFEIGGDNSDREVHENLPSRPKSRHEPQWEHNDSFVPEKPRRGLRGQEVSHLPWDDFTPQPTPPPRPHVAHPRRDAETHFELKDPEEQPKSGRIISSFQNKGLHLYRDPVFDSPSPQKENQAPNPSNPSNRKNDFESHWHMTDSPQGNEYTDENHKPVGQNRTQSAKMMESSWDRYEQSPQRPSVAAPRNGVRNAYQRSWDFGDE
- the RPB7 gene encoding DNA-directed RNA polymerase II subunit RPB7 (BUSCO:EOG09264RW6;~COG:K;~EggNog:ENOG410PG7B;~InterPro:IPR005576,IPR036898,IPR003029,IPR012340;~PFAM:PF03876,PF00575;~go_function: GO:0003676 - nucleic acid binding [Evidence IEA];~go_process: GO:0006351 - transcription, DNA-templated [Evidence IEA]); the encoded protein is MFFLKEETKVITLHPSYFGPNMREYLINRLNEEEEGRCTGDHFVICVMDMVDIGEGRVLPSGGHAEYSIKYRAIIWKPFRGETVDAIVTSVKPTGIFTLAGPLSVFIARKNIPSDIKWEPNTVPPQYTDHADQVIEKGTSLRLKILGVKPDVAAINAIGTIKEDYLGPL